One window of the Niallia circulans genome contains the following:
- a CDS encoding ribonuclease H-like YkuK family protein → MEMTFQNLQEKNMTFDIVFQRILAFMSRSPSGNYQLMIGTDSQVHSKHTKFITGIVIMNKGKGAWACIRKVIIPRKILRLHEKISYETTLTEEVVSLFTEDRKNQLIDVVLPFVYQGATFSIEGHIDIGAGRRNKTREFVNEMVARMESIGIEPKIKPDSFVASSYANKYTK, encoded by the coding sequence ATGGAAATGACTTTTCAAAACTTACAAGAGAAAAATATGACCTTTGATATCGTTTTTCAGCGTATCCTTGCTTTTATGTCTAGAAGTCCTTCGGGAAATTATCAATTAATGATTGGTACAGATTCACAAGTGCATTCCAAACATACGAAGTTTATTACAGGAATAGTCATTATGAATAAAGGAAAAGGTGCTTGGGCATGTATTAGAAAAGTGATCATACCAAGGAAGATTCTAAGACTTCATGAGAAAATCTCCTATGAGACAACACTTACAGAAGAGGTAGTTAGTCTGTTCACAGAGGATAGGAAAAACCAACTAATTGATGTTGTCCTCCCCTTTGTTTATCAAGGAGCAACTTTCTCGATAGAGGGACATATAGATATTGGAGCAGGCAGAAGAAATAAAACAAGAGAATTTGTCAATGAAATGGTAGCAAGAATGGAGTCAATAGGTATCGAACCAAAAATTAAGCCTGATTCATTTGTTGCTTCATCCTATGCTAATAAGTATACGAAATAA
- a CDS encoding DUF4349 domain-containing protein: MKKFLIIFNWSLLFLLLLTGCSQNSEDKAADSRDYEKADSNVIDAQNEIGELPATDSKTVKENNGQAISNNDRLVIYNGNLSLKVKDYHNVEKHIQSKAAELGGYIVESSIHDSGTDYINGTIIVKIPQKHFQTYLNDIEKKSIKVTEKSITGNDVTEEYVDLQSRLKAKEAVEKRLLALMEQAEKTEDLLKISNDLATVQAEKEQILGRMKYLKNNVDYSTVTIQLEEELVKVGSIQDKESLNTWEKAKSQFVSTINGLISFLSSVIVMIVGLSPILIPVVVIVIAWIIYRKKKNRSE; the protein is encoded by the coding sequence ATGAAAAAATTTCTAATTATATTTAATTGGTCGTTATTATTTCTATTATTATTAACTGGATGCTCACAAAATTCCGAAGATAAAGCAGCTGATAGCAGAGATTATGAAAAGGCTGATTCCAATGTCATCGATGCCCAGAATGAAATAGGAGAACTACCCGCAACAGATAGTAAAACGGTAAAAGAAAATAACGGTCAAGCAATTAGTAATAATGACCGATTAGTTATTTATAATGGGAATCTATCCTTAAAGGTGAAAGACTATCACAACGTAGAGAAGCATATCCAATCAAAAGCAGCAGAGCTAGGCGGGTATATAGTGGAATCATCCATTCATGATAGTGGTACTGATTATATAAACGGAACTATTATCGTAAAAATACCTCAAAAGCATTTCCAAACTTACCTAAACGATATCGAAAAGAAAAGTATAAAGGTTACAGAGAAGAGTATCACCGGCAACGATGTGACTGAAGAATATGTGGATTTGCAATCACGGCTAAAAGCTAAGGAAGCAGTGGAAAAAAGGCTACTAGCTTTAATGGAACAAGCAGAAAAAACAGAAGACCTTCTTAAAATTTCAAATGATCTTGCAACTGTGCAGGCAGAAAAAGAACAAATATTAGGTAGAATGAAATACTTAAAAAATAACGTAGACTATTCGACTGTCACGATCCAACTGGAAGAAGAGTTAGTAAAAGTGGGTTCTATTCAAGATAAAGAGTCTTTAAATACATGGGAAAAAGCAAAAAGTCAATTCGTGAGCACGATTAACGGGTTAATTTCCTTCCTTTCAAGTGTCATCGTGATGATTGTTGGATTATCACCAATTTTAATTCCTGTTGTAGTTATTGTAATAGCTTGGATTATATATAGAAAAAAGAAAAACAGGTCAGAGTAA